From a single Salvelinus sp. IW2-2015 unplaced genomic scaffold, ASM291031v2 Un_scaffold909, whole genome shotgun sequence genomic region:
- the LOC112069099 gene encoding cytoglobin-1, which translates to MERQQGEVKADRLERLEPLCDSEREMIKDTWAKVYQNCDDVGVAILIRLFVNFPSSKQYFSQFQKVEDPEELERNAQLRKHSRRVMNAINTLVENLHDRDKMVSVLKLVGKAHALRHKVEPVYFKILCGVILEVLVEDFPDYITPEVAGAWTKLLDAVYWHVKGVYEEVGWASSSAV; encoded by the exons ATGGAGAGGCAGCAGGGAGAGGTAAAGGCAGATCGCCTGGAGCGCCTAGAACCACTctgtgactcagagagagagatgatcaaGGACACCTGGGCCAAAGTCTACCAGAACTGTGATGATGTCGGGGTGGCCATTCTCATCAG GCTCTTTGTGAACTTCCCCTCCTCCAAGCAGTACTTTAGCCAGTTCCAAAAGGTGGAGGACCCTGAGGAGCTGGAGAGGAATGCCCAGCTCAGGAAGCACTCACGCAGGGTGATGAACGCCATCAACACCCTGGTGGAGAACCTCCATGACAGGGACAAGATGGTGTCTGTTCTGAAGCTGGTGGGCAAGGCCCATGCACTCAGACACAAGGTGGAGCCTGTCTACTTCAAG atcCTGTGTGGGGTGATTCTGGAGGTGCTGGTTGAAGACTTTCCTGATTACATCACTCCAGAGGTGGCAGGGGCGTGGACCAAACTGCTGGATGCCGTCTACTGGCACGTGAAAGGCGTGTATGAGGAGGTGGGCTGGGCCTCCAGCTCTGCTGTGTGA